The stretch of DNA GCGCATATATCCTAATGTCTCGTTGCTGGGCGCGTCGGCATCGGTTACTGCTATTATTATGGCGGCGGCTACGTTGCTGCCCGAGTACACCTTCAACTTGCTTTTGATTGGGCCGGTACGCATTAAGTACATTGCCGCTGTAGTTATTCTGCTCTCCATCATCGCCATCAACCAGGGCAACCCCGGCGGCGGTATTGCCCACATCGGGGGGGCGCTGATAGGCTTTCTGTTCATCAAGCAGCTGCAGGCGGGCCGCGACCTGGGCCGCCCAGTGCAGGCCGTGGGCGAGTTTGTAGGTGGCCTACTGAGTGGCCGGCCTCGCCTGCGTGTAACGCACCGCAACACGGCTGCGCCTGCTGCTGCCGCGCCAGTTAAGAAAGGCACTCTGCCTAAACCTGAGCAGGATGAAATTGACGTGATTCTAGACAAAATTTCCCGCTCCGGCTACGAAAGCCTCTCCAAGGACGAAAAGCAGAAGTTGTTCCGAGCTAGTCAGAAATAGTGACCTTATAAATAACATAGTATTACAAGCACGTCATCCTGACGTAGGAAGGATCTTCTCACGCTAGCACGAGGCATTAGGCCAACCGTTCTCGCGTGGCAAGATCCTTCCTACGTCAGGATGACGTGTTATTATGATTGTTGATATATATCCGTGCTAGCCTAATGTGGCCTGGCGCTCAAGAAATAAAAAACCGGCCGCCCCACGCAAGTGAGACGGCCGGTCGAGAGCCTTCAGAAGAACAGGAAACCTAAGCGTTTGCCTTGCTCATGTTGTCGAGGGCGTCCATAACTTCTTTCACGTGGCCGCGGGAGGTTTCCAGAAGGGCTTTCTCCTCATCGTTCAGCTGCAGCTCAATAACTTTCTCGATGCCGTTTTTGCCGAGGATAACTGGAGCGCCGAGGTATACACCGTTGATGCCGTACTCGCCCTGCAACTCAATGCACACGGGAAACACGCGGCGCTGGTCGCGCACAATGGCTTCTACCATTTGGGCAGCAGCTGCGCCTGGGGCGTACCACGCTGAGGTGCCCATCAGTTTCACCAGCTCACCGCCACCAACGGCCGTGCGCTGCACAATAGCGTCAAGCTCTTCTTTGCCGATGAGCTCAGTTACGGGAATACCGCCCACGGTGGTGTAGCGGGGGAGGGGCACC from Hymenobacter taeanensis encodes:
- a CDS encoding rhomboid family intramembrane serine protease — encoded protein: MSIANDIRTAFSRRDNALNQLLLINVLVFVGLVLIEAIMRLTGTYLEYYPNVIRQFQLPADLSSLLRHPWTLLTYAFTHEGFFHILFNLLNLYWFGALVREYLGDRRLVSLYILGALAGAAFFLLSFNLIPALRIYPNVSLLGASASVTAIIMAAATLLPEYTFNLLLIGPVRIKYIAAVVILLSIIAINQGNPGGGIAHIGGALIGFLFIKQLQAGRDLGRPVQAVGEFVGGLLSGRPRLRVTHRNTAAPAAAAPVKKGTLPKPEQDEIDVILDKISRSGYESLSKDEKQKLFRASQK